The Thunnus thynnus chromosome 2, fThuThy2.1, whole genome shotgun sequence genome includes a region encoding these proteins:
- the zgc:110329 gene encoding tetraspanin-15, giving the protein MPPYSELRKTNHFYYFIKFTLNIYSMLFSLMGLCVLCVGVYAEVERQKNRTLEGLFLAPAVVLILLGLVMFTVSVVGMVGSLRDNKTLLHMFLCVLCVLLLLQAVALTTALIFEKKTSALFQSSIREGIKHYYDDLDFKNILDYVQQKFSCCGGDEYKDWGVNQYHFCNGTGPLACGVPYTCCVRRKVGEVINTLCGYKTLDQQRETLHELIHVRGCIHAVNLWMSDNIGITIALCCAIGLPQLLGIILSCVFWNLLVDMSESADMVDFKLKKAEFAYSDLDLAGAGWCMCLPRDGGYLPVPASEPELDPIDVHLEKLKKQQPRTHAQLRELQQSRSATGLDEVDVGRKQKREH; this is encoded by the exons ATGCCGCCCTACTCTGAACTGAGGAAAACCAACCACTTCTACTACTTCATCAAATTCACCTTAAATATCTACTCAATGCTCTTTTCG CTGATGGGTCTCTGTGTGCTGTGCGTGGGGGTTTATGCCGAGGTGGAGAGGCAGAAGAATCGCACCCTGGAGGGTCTCTTCCTGGCTCCCGCTGTGGTGCTCATCCTGCTGGGCCTGGTGATGTTCACCGTGTCCGTGGTGGGCATGGTGGGATCCCTCAGGGACAACAAGACCCTGCTGCACATG TtcctctgtgttctctgtgtgttgctgcttcTCCAGGCGGTCGCCCTCACTACGGCCCTCATCTTTGAAAAGAAG ACATCTGCCTTGTTTCAGAGCAGCATACGAGAAGGAATTAAACACTACTATGATGACCTGGACTTCAAAAACATCTTGGATTACGTGCAACAAAAG TTCTCATGTTGTGGAGGGGATGAGTATAAGGACTGGGGAGTCAACCAGTACCATTTCTGCAATGGAACTGGTCCACTAGCCTGCGGGGTTCCATATACCTGCTGTGTTCGCCGCAAG GTGGGAGAAGTCATCAACACTCTGTGTGGTTATAAGACTCTGGATCAACAG CGTGAAACCCTGCATGAGCTGATCCATGTACGAGGCTGCATCCATGCAGTCAACCTCTGGATGAGTGACAACATTGGAATAACCATCGCTCTCTGCTGTGCCATCGGGCTGCCACAG CTGCTGGGCATCATCCTGAGCTGCGTCTTCTGGAACCTGCTGGTGGACATGAGCGAGTCCGCCGACATGGTCGACTTCAAGCTGAAGAAAGCCGAGTTTGCGTACAGCGACCTGGACCTGGCCGGGGCCGGTTGGTGCATGTGCCTGCCGAGGGACGGCGGCTACCTGCCCGTTCCCGCCTCCGAGCCCGAACTCGACCCCATCGACGTCCATCTGGAGAAGCTGAAGAAGCAGCAGCCTCGCACGCACGCTCAGCTCCGAGAACTGCAGCAGTCCAGATCGGCCACCGGGCTGGACGAGGTGGACGTCGGCCGCAAGCAGAAAAGGGAACACTGA